In one window of Bacillota bacterium DNA:
- a CDS encoding MptD family putative ECF transporter S component, with translation MRHKNFIILALAGSTLVAAGMALWPLFVFLPTAALRALILAPLYALFVNIILTRVQFAGALLAFSLVPGVILLIFTPLLLPVSVLAGVAAEAVAWLLGKVLRVSPWQKHKTLRWFGAALFPALQFPLMLSALAVTVGGPSAGLVASPGLVALVTVIGIVPGLFGCWLGEQISSRLRGLKN, from the coding sequence ATGCGTCATAAGAACTTTATAATCCTTGCTCTGGCCGGGAGCACGCTGGTCGCCGCTGGCATGGCGCTGTGGCCTTTATTTGTTTTCCTGCCTACGGCCGCGCTGCGTGCTTTAATTCTGGCGCCGCTCTATGCGTTATTTGTCAATATAATCCTCACCCGGGTGCAGTTTGCCGGCGCGTTGCTTGCCTTTTCGCTGGTGCCCGGGGTGATTCTGCTAATTTTTACGCCGCTTTTGCTGCCGGTCAGTGTCCTGGCAGGTGTGGCCGCGGAGGCCGTGGCCTGGCTACTGGGTAAGGTTCTGCGCGTCAGTCCCTGGCAGAAACATAAAACCCTGCGTTGGTTTGGAGCAGCACTGTTTCCAGCTCTGCAATTCCCCCTGATGCTTTCGGCGCTGGCGGTGACGGTTGGCGGACCTTCTGCAGGTCTGGTTGCTAGTCCCGGCCTGGTGGCCCTGGTGACTGTCATTGGGATTGTTCCCGGCCTCTTTGGCTGCTGGCTGGGTGAGCAGATCAGCAGTCGCTTGCGCGGATTAAAAAACTAA
- a CDS encoding Asp23/Gls24 family envelope stress response protein, translated as MVDGKTIVSEEVFGDIARAAMLKVEEIIRQERKGSIADLGRLFTGRFSSKVTVKKSDSEDQANPGAVSFELKLTVVYGVNIPEVANKVREAVAEDVSAITGYDVERVDIGVEKLVRPEELPQEE; from the coding sequence ATGGTAGATGGCAAGACAATCGTCAGCGAAGAGGTATTCGGCGATATCGCCAGGGCAGCGATGCTCAAGGTGGAAGAGATTATCCGTCAGGAGCGTAAAGGCTCAATCGCCGATTTGGGCCGCCTGTTCACCGGTCGCTTCAGCTCGAAAGTAACGGTGAAGAAAAGTGACAGCGAAGACCAGGCCAACCCCGGTGCTGTGAGCTTTGAGCTCAAACTTACCGTAGTCTACGGAGTGAACATACCGGAGGTCGCCAACAAGGTTCGGGAGGCGGTGGCCGAGGATGTTTCTGCAATCACCGGTTATGATGTCGAACGGGTAGACATCGGCGTCGAGAAACTGGTGCGCCCCGAGGAGCTGCCACAGGAAGAGTAA
- a CDS encoding Uma2 family endonuclease, with amino-acid sequence MELPEQPGYRYEILEGEPIKDPSPDVRHQRVSRRLQRVLEDYFWQVDPDGEVFNAPLDVTFADITVVQPDIFYVPGGGKEIIGETRIAGAPTLVVEILSPSTSRKDRVQKLQIYRRAGVRHYWLVDPEAKTLECFALKAGRYVMVASGMDTAVVRHPQFSGLTVDLSRIWQ; translated from the coding sequence TTGGAGCTGCCTGAGCAACCGGGCTATCGTTACGAAATTCTTGAAGGCGAACCAATAAAAGATCCTTCGCCTGATGTCAGGCATCAACGGGTCTCCCGGCGATTGCAACGTGTGCTGGAGGATTACTTCTGGCAAGTGGACCCAGATGGGGAGGTCTTTAATGCGCCCCTGGACGTAACATTTGCTGACATAACCGTGGTGCAGCCGGATATCTTTTATGTGCCCGGCGGGGGCAAGGAAATTATTGGCGAGACTAGAATTGCGGGTGCGCCGACGTTGGTCGTGGAAATTCTCTCACCGTCCACCAGTCGCAAGGATCGCGTGCAAAAGCTGCAAATATATCGGCGGGCCGGGGTGCGTCACTACTGGTTGGTGGACCCTGAAGCGAAGACCCTGGAATGCTTTGCCCTTAAAGCTGGCCGCTATGTCATGGTCGCTTCCGGCATGGACACGGCGGTGGTTCGGCATCCCCAGTTTTCTGGCCTGACAGTTGATTTAAGTCGAATATGGCAATAA
- a CDS encoding transposase yields the protein MSYELKVEAVEKYNRGEGSLRSIACEYGMDASSLRQWLANYEAMGPSSLAVTHTNNGYSTELKTRAVEAYLRGEGSLLDMCKRFSIRSKTQLRAWIKVYNGHKDFRATRGLGRGIYMTKGRLTTLDERIEIVSYCIANGKNYGATIEKYGVSYQQIYSWVRKYESKGVDGLIDKRGKRKTLEEMNEVERLQAENKMLRAENKQKEMEIAVIKKLQEIERRRG from the coding sequence ATCAGTTATGAGCTGAAAGTCGAGGCCGTTGAAAAATATAATCGAGGAGAAGGGTCTCTGCGCAGCATAGCGTGTGAATACGGGATGGATGCTTCCAGCTTACGGCAATGGCTAGCGAATTATGAGGCCATGGGCCCATCTAGTCTAGCAGTCACCCATACGAACAACGGATACAGCACCGAACTAAAAACCAGAGCAGTAGAGGCGTACCTCCGGGGGGAAGGAAGCCTCCTTGATATGTGTAAGAGGTTTAGCATCCGTAGCAAAACCCAACTTCGGGCCTGGATCAAGGTGTATAATGGTCATAAAGATTTTCGGGCCACTAGAGGCCTAGGGAGGGGAATCTATATGACCAAGGGGCGGTTGACCACGTTAGATGAGCGGATTGAAATTGTCAGTTACTGTATAGCTAATGGTAAAAACTATGGTGCAACGATTGAGAAGTATGGGGTTTCATACCAGCAGATATATAGCTGGGTACGCAAGTATGAGTCAAAGGGCGTAGACGGTCTTATTGACAAGCGCGGAAAACGCAAGACTCTTGAGGAAATGAATGAGGTAGAACGCCTGCAGGCTGAGAACAAAATGTTAAGAGCCGAGAACAAACAGAAAGAAATGGAGATTGCAGTTATAAAAAAGCTTCAGGAAATCGAAAGGAGGCGGGGCTAA
- a CDS encoding IS3 family transposase, with protein sequence MTVKELHEEKAYPVMNVCKILDLNRSSYYKWLHRSKSVREIENEDLVHKLGYLYAEFNGILGYRRLTDELNVRHKSSYNYKRIYRLTQLVGLKAVIRRKRPHYQRSTPEVTAENILNRDFTAEKLNEKWLTDVTEFKYGDNEKLYLSAILDLKDKGIVSFAIGRRNNNQLVFDTFDLAVSKYPNAQPMFHSDRGFQYTSKQFKTKLDKAKMKQSMSRVGRCIDNGPMEGFWGILKCEMYYLDKFKDYDTLAVAIENYIHFYNYERRQKKLNKLAPMTYRQLLENAA encoded by the coding sequence CTGACTGTAAAGGAGCTACACGAAGAAAAGGCTTACCCAGTAATGAACGTTTGCAAGATATTAGACCTGAACAGGTCATCATATTATAAATGGCTCCACCGCAGCAAAAGTGTCCGCGAAATTGAGAACGAAGATCTGGTCCATAAGCTTGGTTATCTCTACGCTGAATTCAATGGGATACTCGGTTACAGACGCCTGACAGACGAACTAAACGTCAGACACAAGAGCAGCTATAACTACAAGCGTATATATCGTCTTACCCAACTGGTGGGCTTAAAAGCCGTCATCCGTCGGAAACGTCCGCATTACCAGCGTTCTACGCCGGAAGTTACAGCGGAGAACATCTTGAATCGTGATTTCACGGCGGAAAAGCTTAACGAGAAGTGGCTGACCGATGTCACAGAATTCAAGTACGGAGATAATGAAAAATTGTATTTGAGCGCAATCCTTGACCTCAAAGACAAAGGTATTGTCTCGTTCGCCATAGGTCGTAGAAACAATAATCAGCTCGTATTTGACACCTTTGATTTAGCCGTGTCCAAATACCCGAATGCTCAACCGATGTTTCATAGTGACAGAGGGTTTCAATATACATCTAAGCAATTCAAGACCAAGTTGGACAAGGCGAAAATGAAACAAAGCATGTCGCGTGTTGGTCGCTGCATCGACAACGGCCCCATGGAAGGCTTCTGGGGAATTCTCAAATGTGAAATGTATTATCTGGACAAATTCAAGGATTACGACACTCTCGCAGTAGCTATTGAAAACTACATACACTTCTATAATTATGAACGACGGCAAAAGAAGCTCAACAAACTAGCCCCGATGACCTATCGACAATTGCTCGAAAACGCTGCATAA
- a CDS encoding ABC transporter ATP-binding protein, which produces MQLINAVSLHKEYTQGNSKTHAVRGVSLDINQGESIAVTGPSGCGKTTLLNIIGLIVSPTRGELHVQGKEATTFTDKRRAEYRNKFYGYVVQDFALVEDYTARENVEIPLLYSHERLGFIERKKRAVDALAKVGLADKIKEKAKNLSGGQRQRVAIARALVNNPQVILADEPTGSLDSETGIEILKLLFDLVEEGKTLLLATHNLDLAGQCKKHFKMLDGAWDPDVQT; this is translated from the coding sequence ATGCAACTGATAAACGCCGTATCATTGCACAAAGAGTATACTCAGGGTAATAGCAAGACCCATGCGGTTAGAGGTGTATCCCTGGATATTAATCAAGGGGAGAGTATCGCCGTCACCGGTCCATCGGGCTGCGGGAAAACCACTTTGCTGAATATTATCGGCTTAATTGTTTCGCCTACCCGGGGCGAGCTGCATGTACAGGGGAAAGAAGCAACAACATTTACCGATAAGAGGCGGGCCGAATACAGAAACAAGTTTTACGGATATGTTGTGCAAGATTTCGCGCTGGTGGAAGACTACACGGCCCGGGAGAATGTGGAGATCCCTTTGTTATACAGCCATGAGCGGCTGGGGTTTATTGAACGTAAAAAAAGGGCCGTCGATGCTTTAGCGAAGGTCGGGCTGGCTGATAAAATCAAGGAAAAGGCCAAAAACCTTTCCGGCGGCCAGCGCCAAAGGGTGGCCATTGCCCGGGCGCTGGTTAATAATCCGCAGGTTATCCTAGCTGACGAACCTACCGGTTCTTTAGATTCTGAGACCGGAATAGAAATACTCAAGCTTCTTTTTGATTTGGTTGAAGAAGGAAAAACACTGCTTCTGGCAACACATAATCTTGATTTGGCCGGGCAATGCAAAAAACATTTTAAAATGCTGGATGGGGCCTGGGACCCCGATGTCCAAACCTGA
- a CDS encoding amidohydrolase produces the protein MRAIVNGKIYTMAGQIIDGGTVLIEDGKIKAVGADVQVPAGAEVIDAGGKVVMPGIIDAHTHIGLYEEGLGFEGADGNEMTNPATPHLRGLDAINPLEDAFKNAVAGGVTSVATGPGSANVIGGQFVAIKTHGNIVDDMVMLEPSGLKIAFGENPKRVYSSQKKSPSTRMATAAVLRENLVAASNYLAKVEKAGDDPDKAPERDLKMEILVKVLKKEIPLRAHAHRADDIITAIRIAEEFDVEIAIEHCTEGHLIADFLAEKGVAAVVGPTLGTRPKVELFNMTFKTPGILHQAGVKVALTSDHPVFPVQYLPIAAALAHKEGLPEGEAMKAITINAAEVVGTADRVGSLEVGKDADIVVLSGHLFDWRTVVEKTLIDGEIVYER, from the coding sequence ATGCGCGCGATTGTTAATGGAAAAATTTATACCATGGCCGGCCAGATTATTGATGGCGGCACTGTGTTGATTGAAGACGGGAAAATTAAGGCCGTCGGAGCCGATGTCCAGGTGCCGGCGGGTGCCGAGGTTATTGACGCCGGTGGCAAGGTGGTAATGCCCGGGATTATCGATGCCCATACCCATATCGGCTTGTATGAGGAAGGATTGGGCTTTGAAGGGGCCGATGGGAATGAAATGACCAACCCGGCCACTCCCCATTTACGCGGCCTCGATGCGATTAACCCGTTGGAGGACGCCTTTAAGAACGCCGTGGCTGGCGGGGTGACCAGCGTCGCCACCGGTCCAGGGAGCGCCAACGTAATCGGCGGCCAATTTGTGGCGATTAAGACCCACGGCAATATCGTCGATGATATGGTGATGCTAGAGCCCTCGGGCCTGAAGATTGCCTTTGGCGAGAACCCCAAGCGGGTTTATAGCTCCCAGAAGAAGTCTCCTTCCACCCGTATGGCCACCGCGGCCGTGCTGCGGGAGAACCTGGTGGCGGCCAGTAATTACCTGGCCAAGGTAGAAAAGGCCGGCGATGACCCGGACAAGGCGCCGGAGCGGGACCTGAAAATGGAGATATTGGTCAAAGTCCTGAAAAAAGAAATTCCCTTGCGTGCCCATGCCCACCGGGCCGATGATATTATTACCGCGATTCGCATCGCCGAAGAGTTCGACGTGGAAATTGCCATCGAACACTGCACCGAAGGGCACCTGATCGCCGACTTCCTGGCCGAAAAGGGCGTGGCCGCTGTTGTCGGGCCGACTTTGGGCACTAGGCCCAAGGTGGAGCTCTTCAATATGACCTTCAAAACCCCCGGCATCCTGCACCAAGCCGGTGTCAAAGTAGCTCTGACCAGTGACCATCCGGTATTCCCGGTCCAGTACCTGCCGATTGCCGCTGCCCTGGCCCATAAGGAAGGGCTGCCGGAAGGAGAGGCAATGAAGGCGATTACCATCAACGCCGCCGAGGTTGTCGGCACTGCCGATCGGGTTGGCAGCCTTGAAGTCGGCAAAGATGCCGATATCGTAGTCCTTAGCGGTCACCTATTCGACTGGCGGACCGTGGTGGAAAAAACTCTGATTGACGGAGAGATTGTTTATGAGCGCTAA
- a CDS encoding amidohydrolase, protein MSAKIKAIINAEIHTIAQKEPVQGTVLIKDGKIAAIGKVDVPETAEIIDAAGARVYPGFVDPHTHLGVSEEGLGWEGRDYNEMTDPATPHLRALDGINPEEDGFREAVEAGVTTVMSTPGSANILGGVTTILKTGGGMLHERVLREVAGLKAALGENPKRVYSEQKRLPTTRMGSAALLRENLVQAQNYLTKLERGEKDPEKMPPRDLKLETLAKVLKKEIPLRIHAHRADDIATALRIAREFDIKLTLEHATETHLITDKIVESGFPCVVGPSFGVPTKIETRQKTWETAAKLTKAGVLVALTTDHPVLNIYQLLHAGAAVVREGGMDEFEALKAVTINGAKILGVDERVGSIEVGKDADLVVIDGHPFDYLSRVQYTLIDGEVVYPGLKD, encoded by the coding sequence ATGAGCGCTAAGATCAAAGCGATTATCAACGCCGAAATTCATACGATTGCCCAGAAGGAACCGGTTCAGGGAACTGTCCTCATCAAGGACGGCAAAATTGCCGCCATTGGTAAAGTGGATGTTCCGGAAACGGCAGAAATCATTGATGCAGCCGGCGCCCGGGTCTACCCCGGTTTTGTCGACCCCCACACCCATCTGGGTGTCAGCGAAGAGGGCCTGGGCTGGGAAGGTCGGGATTACAATGAAATGACTGATCCGGCTACGCCCCACCTGCGTGCCCTGGATGGCATTAATCCTGAGGAAGACGGCTTCCGGGAAGCAGTTGAAGCCGGTGTGACCACGGTCATGTCCACTCCCGGTAGCGCCAATATCCTGGGCGGTGTCACCACAATCCTCAAGACCGGTGGCGGCATGCTCCATGAGCGGGTGCTGCGGGAAGTGGCCGGACTGAAAGCGGCTCTGGGCGAGAACCCCAAGCGGGTCTACTCGGAGCAAAAACGTCTGCCTACCACCCGTATGGGCAGCGCTGCGCTCTTGCGGGAGAATCTGGTGCAGGCCCAGAATTACCTGACCAAACTGGAGCGGGGCGAAAAAGATCCGGAAAAAATGCCACCCCGGGACCTGAAGCTGGAGACTTTGGCCAAGGTTCTAAAGAAGGAAATTCCCTTGCGGATTCATGCCCACCGGGCTGACGACATTGCAACCGCCCTGCGGATTGCCCGGGAATTTGACATCAAGCTGACCCTGGAACATGCCACAGAAACCCACTTAATCACCGACAAGATTGTCGAGAGCGGGTTCCCCTGTGTAGTCGGACCCAGTTTCGGTGTGCCGACTAAGATTGAGACCCGGCAGAAGACATGGGAGACAGCGGCTAAGCTCACCAAAGCCGGGGTACTGGTGGCCCTGACCACCGATCACCCGGTGTTGAATATTTACCAGCTGCTGCACGCCGGCGCCGCAGTGGTCCGGGAAGGCGGCATGGATGAATTTGAAGCCCTCAAGGCCGTGACCATAAATGGCGCCAAGATCCTTGGTGTTGACGAGCGGGTGGGCAGTATCGAAGTAGGCAAGGACGCCGACTTAGTTGTCATCGACGGCCATCCCTTCGATTATCTCTCCCGGGTGCAGTACACCCTGATTGACGGCGAAGTTGTTTATCCAGGATTGAAAGACTGA
- a CDS encoding efflux RND transporter permease subunit: MTVVVDGERLEEFGLTLESVTNALRIANINVPGGNVTEDDTRWQIRTLVSTQTVDALKELMIGATVREIPGQPEPVPVPVRLADVAEISLQAQPTETITRLNAQPNISISLNKRSDANTVVTANQIRAELDTLSEEFTGLTFTPVDGQSQFIQLSIDSIITNALFGGLLALLILLLFLRSVRNTLIIAISIPVSVVSTFILMYFAGLTVNMMTLSGIALGVGMLVDNAIVVIENIYRHLEQGDGPKEAAINGAKEVAMAITASTLTTVAVFLPVVFVGGIAGILFEELALTVSFALLASLAVALTVIPMLSAVFAKRLKPIKTSRLNILPFYRRALAWALSKRVLVLVVTALLFVGSLALVPRLGGEFIPAFDEGTGSINVTLPADATLEETEAAVAKVEAVLLADADVELISTTIGGGGGGGMGAMFGRSGSSGQANQARISFQLAPIEERGISTARFMEELEPKLPEIPDVEIGIRQQRSAAGGGMFGGSSVEVEITGTDLEQLAAYAEELQNRISDLEYVNETSSSISQENPEVHVQVDLERAMLMGINPMQVGSAIRSAFQSTTATNISSSGYDLSVIVGLQAEQRDSIEDVARVVVSNQSGRVVRVEDVAEVETAHGPRAINRRDNQRYVTVTANLTDTDMFRAQRDIQMIMDEFNLASGYNMSFQGQIMEMEEAFSGLLLALALAIALVYMVMASQFESLIHPFTVMFTLPLAAIGVIGVLLVTGSNLSIIATIGIVVLAGIVVNNAIVLVDYVNQLRARDLSVDEALLEAGQTRLRPILMTTLTTILAMIPLAVRSGSGMEMQQPLALTVIGGLAVGALLTLFIIPLIYKTFERLLPKATNIVQE, encoded by the coding sequence GTGACCGTGGTGGTGGACGGCGAGCGATTGGAGGAGTTTGGCCTTACACTGGAAAGCGTCACCAACGCCCTGCGGATTGCCAATATCAATGTGCCTGGGGGCAATGTCACCGAGGACGATACCCGCTGGCAGATCCGCACGTTGGTCAGCACCCAAACAGTGGATGCGCTGAAGGAACTGATGATTGGCGCCACTGTCCGGGAAATCCCGGGCCAACCGGAACCAGTGCCGGTGCCGGTGCGGCTGGCGGATGTGGCGGAAATTTCGCTGCAGGCCCAACCGACGGAAACGATTACCCGGCTCAACGCGCAGCCGAATATATCCATCAGTCTCAACAAACGTTCCGATGCCAATACCGTAGTCACCGCCAACCAAATTCGGGCGGAACTGGATACCCTGAGTGAAGAGTTTACGGGCCTCACCTTTACGCCGGTGGATGGTCAGTCCCAGTTCATCCAACTGTCCATTGACTCAATCATCACCAACGCTCTATTTGGCGGGCTGCTGGCGCTCTTGATCCTGCTTCTGTTCCTCAGGAGTGTGCGCAACACGCTGATCATTGCAATATCAATCCCTGTTTCCGTGGTCAGCACATTTATCCTCATGTATTTCGCCGGCCTAACGGTAAACATGATGACTTTGAGCGGCATCGCCTTGGGCGTCGGTATGCTGGTGGATAACGCTATCGTCGTCATCGAAAACATCTACCGGCACTTAGAGCAAGGCGATGGGCCCAAGGAGGCGGCCATCAACGGCGCCAAAGAAGTGGCGATGGCAATTACCGCCTCCACCCTCACAACTGTAGCCGTCTTCCTGCCGGTGGTCTTCGTCGGCGGCATCGCCGGAATTTTGTTCGAGGAACTGGCGCTGACGGTCAGTTTTGCGCTCTTGGCATCGCTGGCGGTGGCCCTGACGGTCATCCCCATGCTTTCCGCGGTCTTTGCCAAGCGACTAAAACCGATTAAGACGTCGCGCCTAAACATTCTGCCCTTTTACCGCCGGGCCTTGGCCTGGGCCCTGAGCAAACGGGTGCTGGTGCTGGTGGTCACTGCCCTGCTGTTTGTGGGCAGTCTGGCACTGGTTCCCCGCTTGGGCGGCGAATTCATCCCCGCCTTTGACGAAGGCACCGGCTCCATCAACGTCACATTACCTGCCGACGCCACCCTGGAAGAAACGGAAGCGGCAGTCGCAAAAGTTGAAGCTGTCCTGCTGGCCGATGCCGATGTGGAATTAATCAGCACCACTATTGGCGGTGGCGGCGGTGGCGGCATGGGCGCCATGTTTGGCCGTAGCGGCTCCAGCGGCCAGGCCAATCAGGCGCGAATCAGTTTTCAATTGGCGCCCATCGAAGAGCGGGGTATCAGCACCGCACGCTTTATGGAGGAGCTGGAGCCCAAGCTCCCGGAAATCCCGGATGTTGAGATTGGCATCCGCCAGCAACGTTCGGCAGCCGGCGGTGGCATGTTTGGCGGCAGCTCGGTGGAAGTGGAAATCACCGGCACCGATTTGGAACAACTGGCTGCATATGCCGAAGAACTGCAGAATCGAATCAGCGATTTAGAGTATGTCAATGAAACGTCCAGCTCCATCAGCCAGGAAAATCCCGAAGTCCATGTGCAGGTTGACCTGGAGCGGGCCATGCTGATGGGGATCAATCCGATGCAGGTGGGCAGCGCCATTCGCTCGGCCTTCCAAAGCACCACGGCCACCAATATTTCCAGCTCTGGATATGACCTTTCGGTAATCGTCGGTCTACAAGCAGAGCAACGGGACAGTATAGAAGATGTGGCCCGGGTGGTTGTTTCCAATCAGAGCGGTCGGGTAGTCCGGGTGGAAGATGTGGCCGAAGTTGAAACTGCCCACGGCCCCCGGGCAATCAACCGTCGCGATAACCAACGTTATGTCACCGTCACTGCTAATTTGACCGACACCGACATGTTCCGGGCCCAACGGGATATCCAGATGATAATGGACGAATTTAACCTGGCCAGCGGTTACAACATGAGCTTCCAGGGCCAGATCATGGAAATGGAGGAAGCATTCAGCGGCCTGTTGCTGGCCCTGGCGCTGGCAATCGCCCTGGTCTACATGGTCATGGCTTCCCAATTCGAGTCCCTGATTCATCCGTTTACGGTTATGTTCACTTTGCCCTTGGCGGCGATTGGCGTGATTGGCGTCCTGCTGGTGACCGGGTCCAATTTGAGCATCATCGCGACGATTGGAATTGTCGTCCTGGCCGGGATTGTGGTCAACAATGCGATTGTGCTGGTCGATTACGTCAACCAGCTCCGGGCCCGAGACCTGTCGGTGGATGAGGCGCTGCTGGAAGCGGGGCAGACCCGACTGCGGCCAATCCTCATGACCACCCTCACCACCATCCTGGCGATGATTCCCTTGGCGGTTCGCAGCGGCTCCGGCATGGAGATGCAGCAACCGCTGGCCCTGACAGTCATCGGCGGCCTGGCTGTAGGCGCTTTGCTGACCTTGTTCATCATCCCCCTGATTTACAAAACCTTTGAACGTCTACTGCCTAAGGCAACAAATATTGTCCAGGAATAA
- a CDS encoding efflux RND transporter permease subunit, with product MGNIQEVQSISSPENSMIILQFAWGTDMDAIAIDVRESLDQVGRFLPDDASAPSLFKFDPSMMPLMSVAVGSDEHNLVELQRLGELVAQRLERVPGVASA from the coding sequence CTGGGCAATATTCAAGAGGTCCAGTCAATCTCCAGCCCCGAGAACTCAATGATAATTCTTCAGTTTGCCTGGGGCACAGACATGGACGCCATTGCCATCGACGTCCGGGAGAGTCTGGACCAGGTGGGCCGCTTTCTGCCCGATGACGCTTCTGCTCCCTCGCTGTTCAAGTTCGACCCGTCGATGATGCCGCTGATGAGTGTGGCTGTGGGCTCCGATGAACATAATCTCGTGGAGCTGCAGCGCCTGGGCGAGCTTGTCGCCCAACGCCTGGAGCGGGTTCCCGGCGTCGCCTCTGCCTAA
- a CDS encoding efflux RND transporter permease subunit gives MDLFPDINLPVMAVSSSYPGAAPEEVEQQVTRPLEGALGAPGQYSRGPVNLQPRELNDNSSVCLGHRHGRHCHRRPGESGPGGPLSAR, from the coding sequence GTGGATCTGTTTCCCGATATTAATCTGCCGGTGATGGCAGTCTCCTCTTCCTATCCGGGCGCCGCTCCAGAAGAGGTGGAACAACAAGTTACCCGGCCCTTAGAAGGGGCCTTGGGGGCCCCTGGGCAATATTCAAGAGGTCCAGTCAATCTCCAGCCCCGAGAACTCAATGATAATTCTTCAGTTTGCCTGGGGCACAGACATGGACGCCATTGCCATCGACGTCCGGGAGAGTCTGGACCAGGTGGGCCGCTTTCTGCCCGATGA
- a CDS encoding TetR/AcrR family transcriptional regulator has protein sequence MEAKRKLILAAAAGIIEQHGSQFTIEHVAQAAGVAKGTVYLYFDSKTALVEQVLVSAVEEMQQVLEKANRGNSCSARLSSMIAAHFKHINARSPLIHKLVATEPELLGNLKQEFLPRVLAIHQTYSALLSQGIKSGEFRPHDTKIIAASLLAMIHNLAVSTSIFNHQAQPRQILAEVLSMLGKGITETSYAFKNLLEHEEDVKQCKV, from the coding sequence ATGGAAGCTAAGCGCAAGCTGATTCTTGCCGCCGCTGCCGGCATCATCGAACAACACGGCAGCCAGTTTACAATTGAGCATGTGGCCCAGGCAGCCGGTGTCGCCAAGGGCACTGTCTATCTATATTTCGACAGCAAAACAGCTTTAGTAGAGCAGGTCCTGGTGTCGGCTGTGGAAGAAATGCAGCAAGTGCTTGAGAAAGCGAATAGAGGCAACTCATGCAGCGCGCGTCTCAGCAGCATGATTGCCGCTCACTTCAAGCATATTAACGCACGTTCGCCCCTGATCCACAAACTTGTGGCCACCGAACCGGAGCTGCTTGGTAACCTGAAACAAGAATTTCTGCCCCGGGTTTTAGCAATTCACCAAACTTATTCGGCGCTTCTAAGTCAGGGAATTAAGTCTGGCGAATTTCGCCCCCATGATACAAAAATTATTGCGGCCAGCCTGCTGGCAATGATTCATAATCTGGCGGTCAGCACCTCGATTTTCAATCATCAGGCCCAGCCCCGGCAGATCCTTGCCGAAGTTCTGTCCATGCTTGGAAAGGGAATCACCGAGACCAGTTATGCGTTTAAAAACCTGTTGGAGCATGAGGAGGACGTTAAACAGTGCAAAGTCTGA
- a CDS encoding GNAT family N-acetyltransferase, translated as MDELYVRPRHRGVGLGRRFMEYVATLPDIRALSLAVTLANQRAYSWYRSLGFRPETNRILSKNLGRYGDGAAINGPGN; from the coding sequence ATCGACGAGTTGTATGTCCGGCCCCGGCATCGGGGCGTGGGTCTGGGCAGGCGTTTTATGGAGTATGTTGCTACACTTCCGGATATCCGTGCCCTCAGTTTGGCCGTTACCCTGGCCAATCAACGGGCATATTCCTGGTACCGTTCACTGGGCTTTCGGCCGGAGACAAACAGAATACTCAGCAAAAATTTAGGGAGGTATGGAGATGGAGCAGCCATTAACGGCCCAGGCAATTAA